CCGGCCCATCGGGAGACCCTGCGGCGGTGTATCGCCGAATACCCGAGTGCCGTCGCGGTAGATCACGGGCGGGTCGTCGGCTTTGTCTACTCGGATCGTTTCGCCCCGGACCTGCTGGTTCTCAACAACCTCCTGGTCGCCGCCGCCTACCGCGGGCAGGGGGTGGGAGCCCGCTTGCTGGAGTATGTCGAGAAGACCGCGGGCCCACCCTGGCGCTCGATTCTCCTCAGCAACTCCGAGCTATGGCCCCATCCCCCTCGCCGGAGCCCACTGGAGTTCTACCGCAAGCGTGGATACCGAGAGATCTGGACGACCCAGAGCACCACCGTGATGGTCAAGGATCTGGGGGCTTGAGGGTGTCTGGGGGCGCAGGCCTCAGAAGATCGACTCCCCGGTCAGCGTCGTGAAGAGCTCCAGCGCCCGCGTGCCGGCCAGCGAGTTGCCATGGCGGTCGAGGCCCGGCGACCACACGCAGACGCTGAAGGCCCCCGGCAGCACCGCCACGATGCCGCCGCCGACGCCGCTCTTGGCCGGTAGCCCCACGCGATACGCGAAGTCGCCGGCGGCGTCGTAGACCCCGCAGGTCAGCATCAGCGAATTGATGTACTTCGCCTGATTGGGTGTCGTCACCGCCTCGGCGCCGGCCAGTGTGCGGCCGCTGTTGGCGAGGAAGAGGGCGGCCTGGGCGATTTCGCTGCAGCTCATGGACAGCGAGCAGTGGTGGAAGTAGAGGTCGAGCACCGCCGCCGGATCGTTGTGCAGGTTGCCGAAGCTCTTGAGAAAGTGGGCCAGCGCAGCATTGCGATGCCCCGTGCGCTGCTCCGAGGCCGCGACCTCTTCGTCGTAGCCGATTTCCCCGCAGCCGCAGAGGCCGCCCACGTAGTCGAGGATCTCGGCCCCGGGATCGTCGAGATGGGAGAGCAGACAATCCGTGACTACCAGCGCCCCGGCGTTGAGGAAGGGGTTGCGGGGAATCCCGTTCTCGGTCTCCAGCTGGATCAGCGAGTTGAAGGCGGTGCCGGAGGGCTCCCTCCCGACGCGCTTCCACAACCCATCGCCCTCCAGCCGCATCGCAAGCGCCAGCGTGAACACCTTCGAGATGCTCTGCACCGAGAACCGCTCCTCCGCATCCCCCTCCCGGTACAGGTCTCCGCCCACCGTCCACACCGCCATCCCGAAGCGCTCTTGCGGGATCCCCGCCAGCTCCGGAATGTAATCGGCGACCTGGCCTTGATCGAGGAGAGGGCGGACCTCTTCGGCGATCTGTTTGAGAATGGGTTGATAGCTCATGGCGATTTTCCTGGGAGTGGGCTGAGGTTGGTCGCCGTAGCTTAGCAACCCGTGGTGAAAATCGAGTCGCGCTGCGAGCGGCCCTTTACCGCCGGATCGACGTTCGAAAACGTCGCCGATCTCGCATCGCCTGCGGTTTTCCGGCCTTGATTCGACGGAAAAGCTCTCGCTGGCGTCTGACTTTCACCACGGGTTGCTGGGTACTCGAGATTCAGCGCACCGTGATGATCGCCCGGCGCAGGCCGCAGCCGGTGCGGGTAGTGTTCTGAGCGTTCACCGGCCTGATGACTCGGTTGAGACCCACGTAGAGGGTACGATCCCCCGGAGCCGGCGGTAGGAAGAAGAGCCGTTGTCGGAACGACTCGGAGAAGCTGTAGGGCTGCCCCCAGCTGACG
This Acidobacteriota bacterium DNA region includes the following protein-coding sequences:
- a CDS encoding GNAT family N-acetyltransferase, whose product is MIPPVEELGRSLQLVGPVIGPLTPDLVEEAAALHEAENQRPAHRETLRRCIAEYPSAVAVDHGRVVGFVYSDRFAPDLLVLNNLLVAAAYRGQGVGARLLEYVEKTAGPPWRSILLSNSELWPHPPRRSPLEFYRKRGYREIWTTQSTTVMVKDLGA
- a CDS encoding glutaminase produces the protein MSYQPILKQIAEEVRPLLDQGQVADYIPELAGIPQERFGMAVWTVGGDLYREGDAEERFSVQSISKVFTLALAMRLEGDGLWKRVGREPSGTAFNSLIQLETENGIPRNPFLNAGALVVTDCLLSHLDDPGAEILDYVGGLCGCGEIGYDEEVAASEQRTGHRNAALAHFLKSFGNLHNDPAAVLDLYFHHCSLSMSCSEIAQAALFLANSGRTLAGAEAVTTPNQAKYINSLMLTCGVYDAAGDFAYRVGLPAKSGVGGGIVAVLPGAFSVCVWSPGLDRHGNSLAGTRALELFTTLTGESIF